Within Vespa velutina chromosome 8, iVesVel2.1, whole genome shotgun sequence, the genomic segment taaatcatTAGTGacatgtaaaagaaaaaacaaaaaaaaaaaaaagaaaacaaaacaaaagtataagatagtaaaaatattactcgaatttaatgaaaatatcaaagacaattcatatttatctctttgatttatttttacatgaaACAAATAGGTAGCCATTGTCACGCTGGCAGCATACGCTGCATCGGCTCCAGCTCCAGCTGATGAGCCAATACCAATTGTCAGCCAAAGTCAGGAGGGTCCAAATCCAGATGGATCATACAAATGGAGTTATGAAAGTGGAAATGGTATCAAGGCCGAGGAACAAGGACAATTAAAGAACGCTGGCTCAGAGAACGAAGCTATGGAGGCACAAGGTGCATTCAGTTATCCAAGCGACGATGGCCAACAAATATCTTTGACTTATACGGCGGATGAGAATGGATTTCAACCAGTTGGTGCTCACCTTCCTGTACCACCGGAAGTTCCGGCTTTAATACAGAAAGCACTCGAGTGGATAGCAGCACATCCCTCGAAAGACGACGAGAATAATCTGTAACACCGACAATCTATAACGCCAGTGTGATCTCACCAGctcctttttaaatattattacgatcgaGATAAAACGACGATCTTTTTAGCCCGATGATGAGTTTAATCCGTTCACGCGACGCCGCCGTCTCGCCGCACTTATGttcgtttttctattttctctgtctctttctttttcttcctatctttctctttctcttacttttctcccaattatttcttattccctTCGCTCTTCTAAACGTCCGACCTCGAACATGGACTACTCTGGTTCAATttgttgtaaatatttatttgtacgtCTATGCGatactatattaatatatatatatatatatatattatatataatacatgcatatatgtatatatatatatatatatatatattatacgtatatatacacacacagacacacacagacatatgAAACacttatatatctacttaaaTAGCAAACCGATGTAATTAACTGTCGTTAAGTATATCAAAGTGCGTTTGAGAATAAATGTTGCATCCCAGGAGAAAAGTCACACGATTTTTTGTCACACGACCTTGATTAAAACATAGGAAATTAttgttgattattattacttcctAATGAATTTGAATAATGATCTAGGAAGTCTCGTAGAAGTCACGAgagaatatttaaatcgatGAGATTTATGATTCATTTAGAAGGCGTCGTCCTACGTGCGCTCCACTTTCTACAGTTTGGCTGATTAAAAACGTCTACGTCTACTATCTACATACTACTTGTACGTTTTCTAACGTATCGAACGAAGTTTAAGATGTAACCATAAAAAGTAGTAAATAtcttgaattaaaatttattattaaaagcaaAATCTATGAGTCGTTGTAAAGGAACaaattagaatttaaaaaacggacaaattttctactttcttttttgtcttattttctACATTAGAAAGTTAAACGATAGATAGAGGCAAACATCGACgaatcatttcttcttctttttttctttttttctttttttttgtcgaaatGGATCTTACATAATTGTCATTAATCAATCAAACAGACAGATCGTACGATAAGAATTCTCAAGGATTACATAATTTCCAAATTATACACACCATACGGAAAGCGTTTATTccgtttttatctcttttctctctctctctctctctcttttttttcttttttctatcttttttcactttcgtCAAGGATTTTTATTAGTGAACGACGAAAGATGATCGTGTAACCTTTCGAATCGGATCCCGTTGATTGAACTTATAGCGTCGTTTCTCGAAGCTTTCTAACAATAACAGTACCTATGTTTGCACGAGCGAGAGCGTCTACTCAATTTGACATGGCCGATGTCGCGCACGCCTCCAAGGGTTAAGGAACCGGAACTCGAGATGGTATCTTTGCTGAACTTTCACCGATGAAACGAACGATCAACTCGCTTTGAAATTTTACTACGTGAATAATACCGACTTATATCATCTTATGAGTTAGATTTATGCAATCGATTGACATTATACTTTCCATCGTTTAAACGCATCGAAAAGTTTTTCTACGATTGCGGGGGTGGAATTCAGATCGATTCAAATTTTACCAATGTCTTTTGATTTCTAATCTCAACTGATCCaattcatatatgtacatatttaaatttttttttattaatcgttatacattattattgtaatgtaGATGAATGTAAAAGAGGGATATATTTAGTGACAAAATATGCTTCGCTGAAGCGAAATAAGCAAAAATTGGGCAATGTGATAAATTTCAGTGATATGATTACGTTATTTATCGATAGTTTTctacgataaatttattacaacatCCATATtgttttatgtaattattttcgtattaatCGCTCTATCCATAACCATATTtccataaaaatttaataatcatatataggtatataggtgcctttctttttttcatttcagatttcgaaaaaaaaatattgatattacaaagatagtaaaaaaaaaaaaaaagaaaaaaaaaaaaagagttggGCAAAATTTGTTATTGTAATAAAGAGTTGTATGCtaaagaattcatttttgtATTACGCGATAACCATTGtgtattaattatcgaatagGTGTCTGAGATACGTGCCTTGCATACTTTCGGCATTGCATTTGTACTTGCGAGTCATTTGgttttatatgtgtgtgtatgtgtgtgtattacgaacaaatatatataaaaatgtacatgTACAGATATATTCACTTTCTTACTGACTTCTTCATTTGAGCAAAGCACTTTGTCACTTCTGGCATTCCTAATGACGTTCCATGACATGATCCAAGTTTTGTTTACATACGTGaagatattctttctttttttcttttttttttttttttttttcttttcacgagTGTCATAGACGGATGCAATTCAAACGAACAgagacgacaacgatgacagTTAACGATCGTGATGCTTAGAagagatattttcttcttaaagtGACgcttatgtaatattaattcataaaatgcGTACGCATGagtgtaaatttttttcaatttttttattttatttacaatataaggCCGTCCCCAACCTAGATTTTCAAATGcataaaatgatgaaaattggCCTTTATAACGAACGATtgggattattattatgcagtTAAGAAATGAATGACAATCAGGTTTGAGCATTGCGACTACCTAAGTGTGCAGACGTATTTCATATGCAGACGCATTTGCGATAAAGTGAGAATAACTTCTCTGATAG encodes:
- the LOC124951350 gene encoding endocuticle structural glycoprotein SgAbd-4-like; protein product: MSHVYLLVTWWPSLPRKRWCIGDASRGIYTPSAAGLDKHLPISDYCCSMYTSLVAIVTLAAYAASAPAPADEPIPIVSQSQEGPNPDGSYKWSYESGNGIKAEEQGQLKNAGSENEAMEAQGAFSYPSDDGQQISLTYTADENGFQPVGAHLPVPPEVPALIQKALEWIAAHPSKDDENNL